One Spiroplasma endosymbiont of Dioctria linearis DNA segment encodes these proteins:
- the parE gene encoding DNA topoisomerase IV subunit B → MAENNKNLSYTEDSIQILEGLEAVRKRPGMYIGSTDSRGLHHLVWEIVDNSIDEALAGVCSEINVSIEKDGSVTVKDNGRGVPIGSYKGTSQSTPEIIFSVLHAGGKFGGDGYKTSGGLHGVGSSVVNALSSKFKVIIHRDGLISQIKFAHGGKLVDQLKQIGTSKQTGTTVNFLPDETMFSTTKFSFSTISERLKESALLNSGLKLTLKDNRSDKYVEYLYENGLTEFVNELRGDQKALCSPIMLKGSEQNIDVEIALTYTTDFSETVLGFANNVKTSDGGTHVTGFRTGMVKALNEYGKTQSILKEKDKKLDSSDIKEGLIAIVTVKIPESLIQYEGQTKGKLGTSEAKYACEKVTEEHFSFWLQENKTIAISIIEKALLARRAKEEARKARQAVRDQKSKSKSRTMLGKLTPAQGKNKQENEIYLVEGDSAGGSAKSGRDRKFQAILPLRGKVINAEKTKLIDLLKNEEITTIINAIGAGIGSDFDISDINYGKIILMTDADTDGAHIQTLLLTFFYRYMKELIVNKNIYIAMPPLFKITTGSNKKDFMYLWTEEELASHMKKTKAKIEIQRYKGLGEMNADQLWETTMDPEHRKLIQVTINDALAAENSFRTLMGDNSEKRKEWIEENVKFTLEENTEFI, encoded by the coding sequence ATGGCTGAAAACAATAAGAATTTATCGTATACAGAAGATAGTATTCAAATATTAGAAGGTCTAGAAGCAGTTAGAAAAAGACCTGGTATGTATATTGGTTCAACTGATTCAAGGGGTTTACATCATTTAGTTTGAGAAATAGTTGATAACTCAATTGATGAGGCTCTTGCTGGAGTGTGTAGTGAAATTAACGTTTCAATTGAAAAAGATGGTTCAGTGACAGTAAAAGATAATGGAAGAGGAGTTCCAATAGGAAGTTATAAAGGAACAAGTCAATCAACACCAGAAATTATTTTCTCAGTATTGCATGCTGGGGGAAAATTTGGTGGTGATGGCTATAAAACTTCTGGAGGATTACACGGAGTTGGTTCATCAGTTGTTAATGCACTATCATCTAAATTTAAAGTAATCATTCACAGAGATGGGCTTATATCACAAATTAAGTTTGCTCATGGGGGAAAATTAGTTGATCAGTTAAAACAAATTGGAACGTCAAAACAAACAGGAACAACTGTTAACTTTTTGCCTGATGAAACAATGTTTTCAACAACAAAGTTTTCATTTTCAACAATTAGTGAAAGATTAAAAGAATCAGCATTATTAAATTCTGGACTTAAATTAACTTTAAAAGATAATAGAAGTGATAAGTATGTTGAGTATCTATATGAAAATGGATTAACAGAATTTGTTAATGAACTAAGAGGTGATCAAAAAGCTTTATGCTCACCAATTATGTTAAAAGGTAGCGAACAAAATATTGATGTTGAAATTGCTTTAACTTATACAACTGATTTTTCAGAAACAGTATTAGGATTTGCTAACAATGTTAAAACCAGTGATGGAGGAACTCATGTAACTGGTTTTAGAACAGGAATGGTTAAAGCTTTAAATGAATATGGTAAAACTCAAAGTATTTTAAAAGAAAAAGATAAAAAACTAGATTCATCAGATATTAAAGAAGGTTTAATAGCAATTGTAACTGTAAAAATCCCAGAAAGTTTAATTCAATATGAAGGTCAAACAAAGGGAAAATTAGGAACAAGTGAAGCTAAATATGCTTGTGAAAAAGTAACAGAAGAACACTTTAGCTTTTGATTACAAGAGAATAAAACAATTGCTATTTCAATTATTGAAAAAGCACTGTTGGCTCGAAGGGCAAAAGAAGAAGCAAGAAAAGCAAGACAAGCAGTTAGAGATCAAAAATCAAAATCAAAATCAAGAACAATGCTTGGAAAATTAACTCCAGCACAAGGAAAAAATAAACAAGAAAATGAAATTTATTTAGTTGAAGGGGATTCAGCGGGTGGAAGTGCTAAATCTGGAAGAGATAGAAAATTCCAAGCCATCTTACCATTGAGAGGTAAGGTAATAAATGCTGAAAAAACAAAATTAATTGATTTACTTAAAAATGAAGAAATTACAACAATAATTAATGCAATTGGTGCTGGTATTGGAAGTGATTTTGATATTAGTGATATCAATTATGGAAAAATAATTTTAATGACAGATGCTGACACCGATGGTGCTCATATTCAAACTTTATTGCTAACTTTCTTTTATCGCTATATGAAAGAATTGATTGTCAATAAAAACATTTACATTGCAATGCCTCCATTGTTTAAAATTACAACAGGTTCAAATAAAAAGGACTTTATGTATTTATGAACAGAAGAAGAATTAGCAAGTCATATGAAAAAAACAAAAGCTAAAATTGAAATTCAAAGGTATAAAGGGTTAGGGGAAATGAACGCTGACCAACTTTGAGAAACAACAATGGATCCAGAACATAGAAAATTAATACAAGTAACGATTAATGATGCACTAGCTGCTGAAAATTCTTTTAGAACTCTAATGGGTGATAATTCTGAAAAAAGAAAAGAATGAATTGAAGAAAATGTTAAATTTACACTTGAAGAAAATACGGAATTTATTTAG
- the udk gene encoding uridine kinase, translating to MKKVTIIIVAGGSASGKSTVAQTIANEIFMNKPVTHLTMDSYYKDFSDLTFEEKQLLNFDHPSSLDIELLCKHLDDLKQFKAIEAPVYDFKTHSQSGEFIKVNPSNVVILDGILALHIEEIRKRGDIKIFIRTDDDIRFIRRLMRDVNERGRKLDDITNQYLNTVRPMYKFFVEPSIEHADLIIPYYEGNNIAIDLVAAKISSLLKK from the coding sequence ATGAAAAAAGTCACAATAATTATTGTAGCAGGGGGAAGTGCAAGTGGAAAGAGTACTGTAGCACAAACTATTGCCAATGAAATCTTTATGAACAAACCTGTAACGCATTTAACAATGGACAGTTACTATAAAGATTTTAGTGATTTAACCTTTGAAGAAAAGCAGTTATTAAATTTTGATCATCCAAGTTCATTAGACATTGAATTACTTTGTAAACATTTAGATGATTTAAAACAGTTTAAAGCAATTGAAGCACCAGTGTATGATTTTAAAACTCACTCACAAAGTGGAGAGTTTATTAAAGTAAATCCTTCAAATGTAGTTATTTTAGATGGTATATTAGCATTACATATTGAAGAAATTCGCAAAAGAGGCGATATCAAAATTTTTATTAGAACAGATGATGATATTCGCTTTATTAGAAGACTTATGCGAGATGTCAATGAACGTGGTAGAAAGCTAGATGACATTACAAATCAATATTTAAATACTGTAAGACCTATGTATAAATTTTTTGTAGAACCTTCAATTGAACATGCTGATTTAATAATTCCCTATTATGAGGGTAATAATATTGCAATCGATTTAGTAGCTGCAAAAATTAGCAGTTTATTGAAAAAATAA
- a CDS encoding FMN-dependent NADH-azoreductase, which produces MAKKILVITGTVSPVEKSFSLALTNRFVKEYQTLNSKDEIIHLDLNNEQMAHKTLSRENFGTYFNEQDALKYINQLKEVDKVIISSPMNNFNVSALIKNYLDHILLADQTFSYKYVKQGDARGLLEHLTVQILTTQGAPFGWYPWGNHTEFLKGTWEFVGAKVNQPILFAGTKIAPVSTTNPDDAINAIADKIIEAAKKF; this is translated from the coding sequence ATGGCAAAAAAAATATTAGTAATTACAGGTACAGTTAGTCCTGTTGAAAAATCATTTTCATTAGCTTTAACAAATCGTTTTGTTAAAGAATATCAAACATTAAACTCGAAAGATGAAATTATTCATTTAGATTTAAACAATGAGCAAATGGCTCATAAGACTCTATCAAGAGAAAACTTTGGAACTTATTTTAATGAGCAAGATGCTTTAAAATATATTAATCAATTAAAAGAAGTTGATAAAGTAATTATTTCAAGTCCAATGAATAACTTTAATGTTTCAGCTTTAATTAAAAATTACTTAGATCACATATTATTAGCAGATCAAACATTTTCATATAAATATGTTAAACAAGGAGATGCTAGAGGTCTATTAGAACATTTAACAGTACAAATCTTAACAACTCAAGGAGCACCATTTGGTTGATATCCTTGAGGAAATCACACTGAATTTTTAAAAGGAACTTGAGAATTTGTTGGGGCAAAAGTTAATCAACCAATTCTATTTGCAGGAACTAAAATAGCACCTGTATCAACAACAAATCCAGATGATGCAATCAATGCCATTGCTGACAAAATTATTGAAGCTGCTAAAAAGTTTTAA
- a CDS encoding GMP reductase: protein MYAFDYEDIQLIPSMCVVKSRSECNTEVKLGKHTFKMPVMPANMASVINEQLCELLAKKGYFYVMHRFNVDIYAFVKKMLKANLIASISVGVKQEDYDLIEKLAKDNVIPDYITIDIAHGHSISVKNMIEHIRKHMKKSTFIIAGNVGTPYAVRDLEFWGADATKVGVGPGKVCITKLKTGFGTGGWQLGAIKWCSKAAHKPIIADGGLRVNGDIAKSIRFGATMCMIGSLFAAHEESPGANVTVEGELFKEYYGSASEYNKGEKRYVEGKKELIKVRGKLMETYKEMQEDLQSSISYSGGTKLNDIKKVDYVILKTSNF from the coding sequence ATGTACGCTTTTGACTATGAAGATATTCAACTAATACCAAGTATGTGTGTTGTTAAATCAAGAAGTGAATGTAATACTGAAGTTAAACTTGGTAAACATACTTTTAAAATGCCTGTAATGCCTGCAAATATGGCATCAGTAATTAATGAGCAATTATGTGAACTGTTAGCAAAAAAAGGTTACTTTTATGTTATGCATCGTTTTAATGTTGACATATATGCTTTTGTTAAAAAAATGCTTAAAGCTAATTTAATTGCATCAATTAGTGTGGGAGTTAAACAAGAAGATTATGACTTAATTGAAAAACTTGCTAAAGACAATGTTATCCCTGACTATATTACAATTGATATTGCTCACGGCCATTCAATTAGTGTTAAAAATATGATTGAACATATTAGAAAACATATGAAAAAATCAACTTTCATTATTGCTGGAAATGTTGGAACACCCTATGCTGTTAGAGATTTAGAATTTTGAGGAGCTGATGCAACTAAAGTTGGAGTTGGTCCTGGAAAAGTTTGTATTACTAAATTAAAAACAGGATTTGGAACTGGTGGATGACAGTTGGGTGCTATTAAGTGATGTAGCAAAGCTGCTCACAAACCAATTATTGCTGATGGTGGTTTGCGTGTCAATGGTGATATTGCTAAATCAATTCGTTTTGGAGCTACAATGTGTATGATTGGAAGTTTATTTGCAGCTCATGAAGAATCACCTGGAGCTAATGTTACTGTTGAAGGTGAATTATTTAAAGAATATTATGGTAGTGCCAGTGAATATAATAAAGGTGAAAAAAGATATGTTGAAGGAAAAAAAGAGTTAATTAAAGTAAGAGGAAAATTAATGGAAACTTACAAAGAAATGCAAGAAGATCTGCAATCATCAATATCATATTCTGGTGGAACTAAGCTTAATGATATTAAAAAAGTAGATTATGTGATTTTAAAAACAAGTAACTTCTAA
- a CDS encoding S8 family serine peptidase, translating to MKNNIEFFKFSDNNKQFIKNNFRPGGTPKFRNIKLSKRYYYELIEKLEKLKIDFQKYSDFFENLPISIKFNRLLNKGDRFKYLFKSKSKLIQIDSKYQFDKEILLDQLEITYLLNMDDINGTIRNLNLVINFLRDNSNAVKRCKLILEDNNKSVTVKDKEIEDTLFPVKSGLSNKTRIKGVFEDTFYLVNFWIYKHDFSKISDQAYVRFNTIKNSDELIDILSKKNIKLYNEQKVIQDGNIYNLDIDIVKKISDEFPFLINLATNDRHIIDSWESHKYQKEQFTNDEIREFIKLNHDKISNTYIGVIDSHGEFQESLSDLIDVHNDSSLGISEIDYSHGTAVSSLIVLNDLINNKGYKDGLGIFKVKHFGIIANQIISQSIFLNKISKIIKKNSNIKIWNLSTQILFEFPSPRISELGRQLDLLQKKYKILIIIASGNEGYISIGGDSILSLTVGSLFMDKYKKIKISSYSGKKKIFNLFDKPNAYEFGNDLSQNSNVEDTLWVIDNKEGFLDKLSEGTSYAAPLLARKCAYLMDQYNFSIDEIKSYINACNGENEKILKQIKQISVSTKSSINKKIIIGKTRVKPGYETQFKIFLPFREAEKKRYYRAFLPLTSISYLSNTDFNVGDEYSSTEVELKLHANCENNKNNLLNKSGNKKDLDCADDNFKTQHSLISKMKKYNPNKVLEDELFAEIESIINNPDKMLKPLHLINGDNKITVKLTCSDLFDNNEEIEVGYTIFLYEIGINSLANFEKENEKLVERVQIKENLQEKSKIKV from the coding sequence ATGAAAAATAATATAGAGTTTTTTAAATTTTCAGATAATAATAAACAATTTATTAAAAATAATTTTAGACCAGGAGGAACTCCAAAATTTAGAAATATAAAACTAAGTAAAAGGTATTATTATGAATTAATTGAAAAGTTAGAAAAGCTAAAAATAGATTTTCAAAAATATAGTGATTTTTTTGAAAATTTGCCAATTTCTATAAAATTTAATAGGTTACTTAATAAGGGAGACAGATTTAAATATTTATTTAAATCAAAAAGTAAATTAATTCAAATAGACTCTAAATATCAATTTGATAAAGAAATATTATTAGATCAATTAGAAATTACTTATTTATTAAACATGGATGATATTAATGGAACTATTAGAAATTTAAATTTAGTTATTAATTTTCTTAGAGATAACTCAAATGCAGTCAAAAGGTGTAAATTAATATTAGAAGATAATAATAAATCAGTTACTGTAAAAGATAAGGAAATAGAAGATACTCTATTTCCTGTAAAATCAGGATTAAGTAATAAAACTAGAATTAAAGGAGTTTTTGAAGATACATTTTATTTAGTTAACTTTTGAATTTATAAACATGATTTTTCAAAAATAAGTGATCAAGCGTATGTTAGATTTAATACTATAAAAAACAGTGATGAACTGATTGACATTTTATCTAAAAAAAATATCAAACTTTATAATGAACAAAAAGTTATACAGGATGGAAATATTTATAATTTGGATATTGATATTGTAAAAAAAATTTCTGATGAATTTCCATTTTTAATTAATTTGGCAACTAACGATAGGCATATTATTGATAGTTGAGAATCTCATAAATATCAAAAAGAGCAATTTACAAATGATGAGATAAGAGAATTTATTAAACTAAATCATGATAAAATTTCTAATACATATATAGGAGTTATAGATTCGCATGGTGAATTTCAAGAATCACTTAGTGATTTAATTGATGTACATAATGATTCCAGTTTAGGTATTAGTGAAATTGATTATTCTCATGGTACGGCAGTTTCATCATTAATAGTATTAAATGATCTTATAAATAATAAGGGATATAAAGATGGACTAGGCATTTTTAAAGTAAAACATTTTGGAATTATTGCTAATCAAATAATCTCTCAATCAATATTTTTAAATAAAATTAGTAAAATAATTAAAAAAAATTCAAATATAAAAATTTGAAACTTGTCTACTCAAATTTTATTTGAATTTCCATCTCCAAGAATTTCTGAATTAGGTAGACAATTAGATTTATTACAAAAAAAATATAAAATATTAATAATAATAGCATCAGGAAATGAGGGCTATATTTCAATTGGAGGAGACTCTATCTTATCTTTAACAGTAGGCTCTTTATTTATGGATAAATATAAAAAAATTAAAATAAGTAGCTATAGTGGTAAGAAAAAAATATTTAATCTTTTTGATAAACCAAATGCATATGAATTTGGTAATGATTTAAGTCAAAATTCAAATGTAGAAGATACTCTCTGAGTTATTGATAATAAAGAAGGTTTTTTAGATAAATTAAGTGAGGGAACTTCATATGCTGCGCCTTTATTAGCTAGAAAATGTGCTTATTTAATGGATCAATATAATTTTAGTATTGATGAAATAAAATCATATATTAATGCATGTAATGGCGAAAATGAAAAAATATTGAAGCAAATTAAGCAAATTAGTGTTTCTACCAAATCAAGTATTAATAAAAAAATAATAATTGGTAAAACACGTGTAAAACCAGGCTATGAAACACAATTTAAAATTTTTTTACCTTTTAGAGAAGCAGAGAAAAAAAGATATTATAGAGCATTTTTACCTTTAACAAGTATTTCCTATTTAAGTAATACTGATTTTAATGTTGGCGATGAGTATTCATCAACTGAAGTAGAATTAAAATTACATGCTAATTGTGAAAACAATAAAAATAACTTATTAAATAAAAGCGGAAATAAAAAAGATTTGGATTGTGCGGATGATAACTTTAAAACTCAACATAGTTTAATAAGTAAAATGAAAAAATATAATCCAAATAAAGTGTTGGAAGATGAACTATTTGCTGAAATAGAGAGCATAATAAATAATCCTGATAAAATGCTTAAGCCTTTACATTTAATTAACGGAGATAATAAAATAACAGTAAAATTAACATGCTCAGATTTATTTGATAATAATGAGGAAATTGAAGTTGGTTATACAATATTCTTGTATGAAATAGGTATAAATTCCTTAGCAAATTTTGAAAAAGAAAATGAAAAGTTAGTTGAAAGAGTTCAAATAAAAGAAAATCTACAAGAAAAAAGTAAAATTAAAGTATAG
- a CDS encoding AAA family ATPase translates to MKNKINELFIDAIKNIYNNSDEKNKIITIMEVKKILAIIDKSIPNADSLKRNLINAIGINRVEITNAKKITKHFVISDLDILENIENDMEIINYLPPFIEKINYMISKLNNGLYKEVSLKMLIYGKPGTGKTTLIKYISKKTGLPLYYVKSANVISSFLGDTQKNFEKLKKDIEKVDGKGIVLIDEIDSILGDRNTATNDEYRKIIGAFNIMLDSIKKNAIVISITNNVKLIDSAITRRFNVKLELDYVTKEEFEKALINKLKQNNIMFDKITISKIIKLIEAKNVHNLNYSVIDSIVEDNLFFDNNIYSSLFANTFDFKFNYDNLKSDTKKLESIGFNTTDISKILDLDRRTVKNKIESNEIYEK, encoded by the coding sequence ATGAAAAATAAAATAAATGAACTATTTATCGATGCTATAAAAAATATTTATAATAATTCTGATGAAAAAAATAAAATAATAACTATTATGGAAGTTAAAAAAATACTGGCTATTATAGATAAAAGCATACCTAATGCAGATAGTTTAAAAAGAAATCTTATAAATGCTATAGGCATAAATAGAGTTGAAATCACTAATGCTAAAAAAATCACAAAACATTTTGTAATTTCTGATTTAGATATTTTGGAAAATATCGAGAATGACATGGAAATAATAAATTATTTACCACCTTTCATAGAGAAAATTAATTATATGATATCTAAACTAAATAATGGCTTGTACAAAGAAGTAAGTTTAAAAATGCTTATATATGGTAAACCTGGTACAGGAAAAACAACATTAATTAAATATATTTCAAAGAAAACTGGACTTCCATTATATTATGTTAAATCTGCAAATGTAATTTCTTCTTTTTTAGGTGATACTCAAAAAAATTTTGAGAAATTAAAAAAAGATATTGAAAAAGTGGATGGTAAGGGAATTGTATTAATTGATGAAATAGATTCAATCCTAGGTGATAGAAATACTGCAACAAATGATGAATATAGAAAAATAATTGGTGCATTTAATATAATGTTGGATTCAATTAAAAAAAATGCTATTGTAATATCTATTACTAATAATGTTAAGCTTATAGATTCTGCAATTACAAGAAGATTTAATGTTAAATTAGAACTTGACTATGTTACAAAAGAAGAATTTGAAAAAGCGTTAATAAATAAATTAAAACAAAATAATATAATGTTTGATAAAATAACTATATCTAAAATTATTAAATTAATTGAAGCAAAAAATGTACATAATTTAAACTATTCAGTGATAGATAGCATTGTTGAAGATAATTTATTTTTTGATAATAATATATATTCCTCATTATTTGCAAATACTTTTGATTTTAAATTTAATTATGATAATTTAAAAAGTGATACAAAGAAATTAGAATCAATTGGATTCAATACAACAGATATTTCTAAAATATTAGATCTAGATAGAAGAACAGTTAAAAATAAAATAGAAAGTAATGAAATATATGAAAAATAA